From Micromonospora auratinigra:
CGCGATGACGCCGGCCTGGCAGAGCGAGAGCACCCGGCGTACCCGGGGATCGGCCCCGACCGCGGCGAGGGTGGAGAGGTCCCGGCGGCCCTCGGCGGCGGCGAGGCCGGTGGCCACCGCCGCCGCGCCGAGCGTGATCACGCCCGCGCCGATCGAGAGCAGGAGCAGCAGCGACCGGTACCGGGAGGGTGGACCGGCCGGCTCCACCGTCACCGACAGCGCGCCGGCGCGGGCCAGCGCGGCGGCGAGCCGCTGCCGCTGGGCCGCGTCCACCGGTCGGGGCGAGTCCAGCACGTAGCCCACCCGTTCGGCGCGGACGCCGAGCGCGGTCGCGGCGGACGGCGGGACGACGAGCCGGTCGACCGCCACTCCGCCGTGCAGCACGTGGCCGGGCAGCCGGGTCTCGGTCGTCCGGTTGCCGACGCTGACCGTGACCGTCACCGTGCCGTCCACCACCAGCCGGGGATCGCTGACCACCACCGCGCCGCCCCGCAACGCCCGGCGGGCCGCCTCGATCTCTCCGGCCGGAGCGCCGGTGAGCGGGCCCAGCGCGCTGCCGTCGTCCAGGTACGCGGGCAGGTAGAAGCCGTCCGCGCTGCGGAACGCCCGGGCGCAGCGCGGGTCGTCGCGGGCGGCCGGGGCGGCGGCGCCCGGTTCCGGACCGTCCACCGGCCCGTACGGGCAGCGCCGGTCGGCCGGCAGCACCGCCTCGACCAGGCAGTAGTCGTCCAGCCCGGCGGGCGGGGCGCAGACCGCCTGGTCGATCGGGGCGACCGTGGCGTCGGGCAGCACGGCCCGGACCTGCCCGGCGAGGTCCGTGGCCGACGGCGTCGGCGGCGCGAGCGGGTCACCGGTGCGCAGCAGCAGCACGTGTCCGGGTGGGATGCCCGGTTGCCAGAGCGCCCGGCTCCGGGCGTCGTCGCTGGCCACGTAGACGCCGAGGGCCACGCTGCCGGCCACCGCCGCCATCACCGCCGAGATGGCCGGGGCCGCCAGGGAGCGGTTGCGGCTGGCGTCGCGCAGCGCCAACCGGGGGGCGAGCGGCAGCAGCCGTCCGGCCCTGGCCAGCAGGCCGACCAGGGCGGGGGTGACGAAGACCAGGCCCAATTCGCCGAGGATCACGCCGGACAGCACCAGGGTCGGCGCGGTCCGGGTGGCGCCCAGCGCGGCCAGCGCCGCCCCGACCACGGTCAGCAGCACCCCGAGGACCAGCCAGCGCGGCCGGTGCCGGGGTGGCTGCCGCCGGCCGGCCAGTCCGGCCACCACGTCCTGCCGGGCCGCCGTCCAGGCCGGGGCGAGCGCGGCCAGCACGCCGGCCAGCACCGCCACCCCGGCGATCGCGGCCAGCGCCGCCGGGAAGACCCGGTACCCGCCGGAGCGGGCGTGCAGCACGTACTGCTCGACCAGCGGCCGCCCGGCGAACGCGGCGGCGACGCCGAGCAGCAGCCCGAGCGCCGCCCCGCCGGCGCCGAGCACCACCCCGTCGGCGAGCACGATGCGCCGCAGGTGCGCGGCGTCCCCGCCGGCCACCGCGACCAGGGCCAGGTCCCGGCGTCGCCGGCGGACGCCGACCGCGAAGGCGGGGCCGACCAGCAGCACCACCTCCAGCAGGCCGAGCCCGCCGACCAGCACGGCGTTGCCGGCGTGCTCGGCGTCGGGCAGGTCCGGCCCCAGGTCGGATTCGTACCGGCCGGGCAGCGGGGCCCGGGCGGCCAGCACGATGCCGTGGGCGTTGAGCCGGTCCGCCAGCGCCTCGTCGACCGGCCCCGGCAGGTCCACCAGCCAGCTCTCGTCCGGCACGTCCACCGTGTCGCGGGCCGCCTCCGGGCGGAGCGCGACCAGCTCCCGCAGGGCGTCCGGGAACTCCACCACCCCGACCACGCGGTAGGTGGCACCCTCCGGCGTGCGCAGCGCCCCACCGAGGGGTACGCCGAGCCGGCGGTGCAGCTGCGGGCTGAGCGCGACCTCGTCGGGGGCGCTCGGACGTCGCCCGGCCAGCAGGGTGGCCGCCGGCCGGGCGATCGGGTCGGTCAGGTCGACGGCGCGGGCGTCGATCGGCTCGCTGCGGTCACCGACCCGGATCGAGAACGGCGTCCACCAGCGCACCCGGGTCAGCCGGCTGCCGGCGGGCAGCAGCGCGCCCAGTTCCTCCGCCCGGACCGGCCGGGTGCGGGGCGGTTCCTCCTCCCGCACCGGCCAGTAGCTGCTGCCCCAGGCGTCCTGCACCTGTGGCCCCTCGGCCA
This genomic window contains:
- a CDS encoding FtsX-like permease family protein; protein product: MNRGRTAAALGSWRAALRIARREARRARRRTVLVLAMIALPVLGLSFVAASYDMSELTRAEQQERRLGAADVELRWVAEGPQVQDAWGSSYWPVREEEPPRTRPVRAEELGALLPAGSRLTRVRWWTPFSIRVGDRSEPIDARAVDLTDPIARPAATLLAGRRPSAPDEVALSPQLHRRLGVPLGGALRTPEGATYRVVGVVEFPDALRELVALRPEAARDTVDVPDESWLVDLPGPVDEALADRLNAHGIVLAARAPLPGRYESDLGPDLPDAEHAGNAVLVGGLGLLEVVLLVGPAFAVGVRRRRRDLALVAVAGGDAAHLRRIVLADGVVLGAGGAALGLLLGVAAAFAGRPLVEQYVLHARSGGYRVFPAALAAIAGVAVLAGVLAALAPAWTAARQDVVAGLAGRRQPPRHRPRWLVLGVLLTVVGAALAALGATRTAPTLVLSGVILGELGLVFVTPALVGLLARAGRLLPLAPRLALRDASRNRSLAAPAISAVMAAVAGSVALGVYVASDDARSRALWQPGIPPGHVLLLRTGDPLAPPTPSATDLAGQVRAVLPDATVAPIDQAVCAPPAGLDDYCLVEAVLPADRRCPYGPVDGPEPGAAAPAARDDPRCARAFRSADGFYLPAYLDDGSALGPLTGAPAGEIEAARRALRGGAVVVSDPRLVVDGTVTVTVSVGNRTTETRLPGHVLHGGVAVDRLVVPPSAATALGVRAERVGYVLDSPRPVDAAQRQRLAAALARAGALSVTVEPAGPPSRYRSLLLLLSIGAGVITLGAAAVATGLAAAEGRRDLSTLAAVGADPRVRRVLSLCQAGVIAVLGSALGLAAGLGSAAIILLSLNRRYAESWPVQEPYPLVVPGLTVGVLVVVPVVAMAGAALFTRSRLPVERRLD